The genome window ACTGCGCTCCAGCTTGCTGCGCGAAGAGTGAGCCGCGTCTCCCCTGTCGCCCCGCCCCCATTCATCCAGGAGCCCTCATGATCAAGCTGAACACCTTCTCGATCACCGCGCGCTGCGCCCGCACCGGCCAGCTGGGCGTGGCCGTGTCGACCGCCGTTCCCGGTGTGGGCATGCTGTGTCCCTTCGTCCAGGCCGAGGTGGGTGCGGTGGCCACGCAGTCCTTCGTCAATCCCTACCTGGGCCTGTGGGGACTGGAATACCTCGCCGCCGGCCACCCGGCGGCCGAGACGGTAGAGCTGCTCAAGACGCGCGACGCGGGGCTGGCCCTGCGCCAGTTCGCCGTGGTGGACCGCCACGGCGGCTCGGCCGCGTACTCTGGCGACGGCTGCGACGGCTGGTACGGCCACCTCACCGGTCCCGATTACGCCATTGCCGGAAACATGCTCGTGGGCGCCGCAACGCTGGACGCCATGGAACAGGACTTCTCCAACACTGCCGATCTGCCCCTCGTGGAGCGGCTGCTCGGCGCGCTTCAGGCCGGTCAGGACGCCGGCGGTGACAAGCGTGGCAAACAGTCGGCCGCCGTCAAGGTCTTCAGCACCGAAGCGTACCCGCTCGTGGACCTGCGGGTGGACGAGCACCACGATCCCGTGCCAGAACTGCGCCGCGTATACGGCGTGGCACGCGAACAGTTGCTGCCGCTTATCGCCATGCTGCCCACCCTGGCCCATCCGAATGGCCAGTTCGACATGGAAGCGTCCCGCCGCAGCGGTCTGCTCCAGGACCGATGAACCTCCCTTCGCTGCCTCTGCTCACCCGTACAGGAGACTCCATGAACAAGTATGTCCTGACCGCCCTGCTCGCCGCTGCCCCCTTCAGCAGCGCCCTGGCCCAGTCCCAGCTGGTCGTG of Deinococcus aerophilus contains these proteins:
- a CDS encoding DUF1028 domain-containing protein; this translates as MIKLNTFSITARCARTGQLGVAVSTAVPGVGMLCPFVQAEVGAVATQSFVNPYLGLWGLEYLAAGHPAAETVELLKTRDAGLALRQFAVVDRHGGSAAYSGDGCDGWYGHLTGPDYAIAGNMLVGAATLDAMEQDFSNTADLPLVERLLGALQAGQDAGGDKRGKQSAAVKVFSTEAYPLVDLRVDEHHDPVPELRRVYGVAREQLLPLIAMLPTLAHPNGQFDMEASRRSGLLQDR